Proteins from one Faecalibacterium sp. I3-3-33 genomic window:
- a CDS encoding branched-chain amino acid ABC transporter permease gives MNTKRKTLKMPVRYLMNLVLVGLLFVGLSYVTGNMLSTYQNKVLLTVGINIILAVSLNVATGYLGQLPLGHAGFMAVGAYACALFTKSSGLPKGVAFAIGLVLAWVIAGLFGMLIGIPALRLTGDYLAILTLGFGEIIRITLNNIDDVLGFKLFYGSKGLKNIPKYSNFTNVFLCVVITCFLIHAMMKSRHGRAVLAIRDNEIAAESCGIQTTYYKVMAFAFSAAFAGLAGGLYACYIGVLNPSTFGFMKSIEILVMVVLGGMGSMLGSILSATVLTILPEATRSFESYRMVVYSLVLVLMMIFRPGGLLGSYDFSLSRIVEKAMNGELFRKHTKKEAADHE, from the coding sequence ATGAATACCAAACGCAAGACCCTCAAAATGCCCGTGCGCTACCTGATGAATCTGGTGCTGGTGGGGCTGCTGTTCGTGGGACTTTCCTATGTGACCGGCAATATGCTGTCCACCTACCAGAATAAGGTGCTGCTGACCGTGGGCATCAATATCATTCTGGCTGTCTCGCTGAACGTTGCCACCGGTTATCTGGGGCAGCTGCCGCTGGGTCACGCCGGTTTTATGGCGGTAGGCGCCTACGCCTGCGCCCTGTTCACCAAATCCTCGGGCCTGCCTAAGGGCGTGGCTTTTGCCATCGGTCTGGTGCTGGCATGGGTGATCGCCGGGCTGTTCGGGATGCTGATCGGTATCCCTGCCCTGCGCCTGACCGGCGACTATCTGGCCATCCTGACGCTGGGCTTTGGCGAGATCATCCGCATCACCTTGAACAACATTGATGATGTGCTGGGCTTCAAGCTGTTCTACGGCTCCAAGGGCCTGAAGAACATCCCCAAATATTCCAACTTTACCAACGTGTTCCTGTGCGTGGTCATCACCTGTTTCCTCATCCACGCCATGATGAAGAGCCGCCACGGCCGCGCCGTGCTGGCTATCCGCGACAACGAGATCGCCGCCGAGAGCTGCGGCATCCAGACCACCTATTATAAGGTGATGGCCTTTGCCTTCTCCGCCGCCTTTGCAGGCTTGGCGGGTGGTCTGTACGCCTGCTACATCGGCGTGCTGAACCCCTCCACCTTCGGCTTTATGAAGTCCATCGAAATTCTGGTCATGGTGGTTCTGGGCGGCATGGGCTCCATGCTGGGCTCCATCCTGTCCGCTACCGTGCTGACCATCCTGCCCGAGGCGACCCGCAGCTTTGAAAGCTACCGCATGGTGGTCTACTCGCTGGTGCTGGTGCTGATGATGATCTTCCGCCCGGGTGGACTGCTGGGCAGCTACGACTTCTCCCTGAGCCGCATCGTGGAAAAGGCCATGAATGGCGAACTGTTCCGCAAACATACCAAAAAGGAGGCCGCTGACCATGAGTGA
- a CDS encoding branched-chain amino acid ABC transporter permease — MTVFFSQLINGLSLGSIYALIALGYSMVYGIILLLNFAHGDVIMVGAYMSWFVMNQLGLGPVTAVCATIITCTLLGVVIEKIAYTPLRSAPRISLLITAIGVSFFLEYTAELILGSGAKVIPAYYTNQTFRLGKVPLGLTSIITLVVTVLSMLVLTFLVQKTKLGKAMRAVSEDMDAARLMGINVNSTISFTFAVGSALAGIGSVLYCCSYPQATPTMGSMLGLKAFVAAVLGGIGSIPGAMVGGIAIGLCECFVSAIGLSAWKDAVTFAILIIVLLVKPTGFLGRKVQEKV; from the coding sequence ATGACAGTGTTCTTTAGCCAGCTGATCAACGGCTTGTCCCTTGGCAGCATCTATGCACTGATCGCACTGGGCTACAGCATGGTGTACGGCATTATCCTGCTGCTGAACTTTGCCCACGGCGATGTCATCATGGTGGGCGCATACATGTCCTGGTTCGTCATGAACCAGCTGGGTCTTGGCCCGGTCACCGCTGTATGCGCCACCATCATCACCTGTACGCTGCTGGGCGTGGTGATCGAAAAGATCGCCTACACCCCCCTGCGCAGCGCACCCCGTATCTCGCTGCTGATCACCGCCATTGGTGTCTCCTTCTTTCTGGAGTACACGGCAGAGCTGATCCTTGGCTCGGGTGCAAAGGTGATCCCCGCCTACTACACCAACCAGACCTTCCGTCTGGGCAAGGTGCCGCTGGGTCTTACCTCCATCATCACGCTGGTGGTCACCGTGCTGTCCATGCTGGTGCTCACCTTTCTGGTGCAAAAGACCAAGCTTGGCAAGGCCATGCGCGCCGTCTCGGAGGATATGGATGCTGCCCGCCTGATGGGCATCAACGTCAACAGCACCATCTCCTTCACCTTTGCCGTGGGCTCGGCGCTGGCAGGCATCGGCAGCGTGCTGTACTGCTGCTCCTACCCGCAGGCTACCCCCACCATGGGCTCCATGCTGGGTCTGAAAGCCTTTGTTGCCGCCGTGCTGGGCGGCATCGGCTCCATTCCGGGCGCTATGGTCGGCGGCATTGCCATCGGCCTGTGCGAGTGCTTTGTTTCTGCCATCGGCCTTTCTGCATGGAAGGACGCTGTCACGTTTGCAATTCTGATCATCGTGCTGCTGGTCAAGCCCACGGGCTTCCTTGGCCGCAAGGTGCAGGAAAAGGTGTAA
- a CDS encoding ABC transporter substrate-binding protein: protein MKKVFTRRQFMAAAGVVAAASALTACGGSSASTAASSAGSAAASGSTIKVGVLGPLTGDNSVYGQAVVNGASLYLKQVNADGGVNGKQLEIITMDEQGDATQAVTSFTKMVDQGITALVGDVTTTPTLAVAAESADYNMPMVTASATAEAVTYDAETDTVNGNVFRACFTDPFQGVKMADYAYKKLGYTKAAVIFLKGADYNEGLAENFVTEFESLGGTVVDQESYSEGDVDFKTQLTSILGKNPEMVFCPNYYQEVGQILAQAESVGLTVPFLGGDGWDGLEGYATADQLKDSYFCACYAKGSSAAFEDAYKAEYGEAYPNGFAPLGYDAAMTVVYGIKAAEEQGLEAGSDEYKQAVIDAIAGGTIEGITGTFTFDEHHNPVKSTAILTYVDGKPELKEMF, encoded by the coding sequence ATGAAAAAGGTGTTCACTCGTCGTCAGTTCATGGCCGCTGCCGGTGTTGTTGCCGCAGCAAGCGCTCTGACTGCCTGCGGCGGTTCTTCCGCAAGCACGGCCGCTTCTTCTGCCGGTTCCGCTGCTGCTTCCGGCAGCACCATCAAGGTGGGTGTGCTGGGACCCCTGACCGGTGACAATTCCGTTTACGGTCAGGCTGTTGTAAACGGTGCCAGCCTGTACTTGAAGCAGGTCAATGCCGATGGCGGTGTCAACGGCAAGCAGCTGGAGATCATCACCATGGACGAGCAGGGCGATGCTACGCAGGCTGTAACCAGCTTTACCAAGATGGTGGATCAGGGCATCACCGCTCTGGTGGGCGATGTTACCACCACCCCGACGCTGGCTGTCGCCGCTGAGAGCGCCGATTACAATATGCCCATGGTCACCGCTTCCGCTACTGCCGAGGCTGTTACCTACGATGCCGAGACCGACACCGTGAACGGGAATGTGTTCCGCGCCTGCTTTACCGACCCGTTCCAGGGCGTGAAGATGGCAGATTACGCTTACAAGAAGCTGGGCTACACCAAGGCAGCCGTCATTTTCCTGAAGGGCGCAGACTACAACGAGGGTCTGGCCGAAAACTTCGTGACCGAGTTTGAGAGCCTGGGCGGCACCGTCGTCGATCAGGAGAGCTACTCTGAGGGCGATGTGGACTTCAAGACCCAGCTGACCAGCATCCTTGGCAAGAACCCCGAGATGGTGTTCTGCCCCAACTACTATCAGGAAGTGGGTCAGATCCTGGCTCAGGCCGAGAGCGTCGGCTTGACCGTTCCGTTCCTCGGCGGCGACGGCTGGGATGGTCTGGAGGGCTACGCCACCGCCGACCAGCTGAAGGACTCCTACTTCTGCGCCTGCTACGCTAAGGGCTCCAGCGCCGCGTTTGAGGATGCCTACAAGGCCGAGTACGGCGAGGCCTACCCCAACGGCTTTGCACCCTTGGGCTACGATGCCGCCATGACCGTCGTGTACGGCATCAAGGCTGCCGAGGAGCAGGGTCTGGAGGCCGGTTCTGACGAGTACAAGCAGGCTGTCATCGATGCCATTGCCGGCGGCACCATCGAGGGCATCACCGGCACCTTTACCTTCGACGAGCACCACAACCCCGTCAAGAGCACTGCCATCCTGACCTATGTGGACGGCAAGCCCGAGCTGAAGGAAATGTTCTGA
- a CDS encoding MATE family efflux transporter: MNKDLTVGKPSQVLWQFCLPMFGSIIFQQLYNIADSLVAGKFIGENALAAVGNSYEITLIFIAFAFGCNIGCSVIVSRYFGAKEYGEMKTSVYTSLIGSAVLCAVLMGIGLFGCDALLELINTPEEILAGSALYLDIYVLGLPFMFFYNIATGIFSALGDSKTPFYFLAVSSLSNIGVDILFVAGFKMGIAGVAWATFLCQGVSCVLAMVVVFRRIRAFRTEGHVQLFSWNMLGKVAVVAVPSILQQSFVSVGNIILQSIINTFGASVIAGYSAAVKLNNMVITSFTTLGNGISNYTSQNMGAGKMDRVKEGFGAGRNLVWLLCVPLVVLYFFFGRFLLLLFMNDPQGPAIDTGMLFLRILSPFYFVVSVKLVADGILRGCGLMVRFMIATFTDLILRVGIAAVLSATALGSTGIWMAWPVGWCIGTALSMVFYVTAIRKALAEPVAVAEAEGQAAEIRAEAEFAADAEMETL, from the coding sequence ATGAATAAGGATCTGACGGTGGGCAAGCCGTCACAGGTATTGTGGCAATTCTGTCTGCCCATGTTCGGCAGCATCATTTTCCAGCAGCTGTATAACATCGCCGACAGTCTGGTGGCGGGCAAGTTCATCGGCGAGAACGCACTGGCTGCGGTGGGCAACAGCTACGAGATCACCCTGATCTTCATCGCCTTTGCCTTTGGCTGCAACATCGGCTGCTCGGTCATCGTGTCCCGCTACTTCGGCGCAAAGGAATACGGTGAGATGAAGACCTCGGTCTACACCTCCCTCATCGGCTCTGCGGTGCTGTGCGCCGTGCTGATGGGCATCGGTCTGTTTGGCTGCGATGCCCTGCTGGAGCTCATCAACACCCCGGAGGAGATCCTTGCGGGCTCTGCGCTGTATCTGGACATCTACGTTCTGGGCCTGCCCTTCATGTTCTTCTACAACATTGCCACCGGCATCTTCTCTGCCCTTGGCGACAGCAAGACCCCCTTCTACTTCCTTGCGGTCTCGTCTTTGTCCAACATCGGCGTGGATATCCTGTTCGTCGCCGGTTTTAAGATGGGCATTGCCGGTGTGGCATGGGCTACCTTCCTGTGTCAGGGCGTCAGCTGCGTGCTGGCCATGGTGGTGGTGTTCCGCCGCATCCGCGCCTTCCGCACCGAGGGTCATGTGCAGCTGTTCTCGTGGAATATGCTGGGCAAGGTGGCCGTGGTGGCTGTGCCCAGCATTCTGCAGCAGAGCTTTGTCTCGGTGGGCAACATCATCCTGCAGAGCATCATCAACACCTTTGGCGCCAGCGTCATTGCAGGCTATTCTGCCGCCGTCAAGCTGAACAACATGGTCATTACCTCCTTTACCACCTTGGGCAACGGCATCTCCAACTACACCTCCCAGAACATGGGCGCAGGCAAGATGGACCGCGTCAAGGAAGGCTTTGGCGCAGGCCGCAATCTGGTGTGGCTGCTGTGCGTGCCGCTGGTGGTGCTGTACTTCTTCTTTGGCCGCTTCCTGCTGCTGCTGTTCATGAACGACCCGCAGGGCCCCGCCATTGACACCGGTATGCTGTTTTTGCGCATCCTCTCTCCCTTCTACTTTGTGGTGTCGGTCAAGCTGGTAGCAGACGGCATCCTGCGCGGCTGCGGCCTGATGGTACGGTTTATGATCGCCACCTTCACCGACCTGATCCTGCGCGTGGGCATTGCCGCCGTTCTCAGCGCCACCGCGCTGGGCTCCACCGGTATCTGGATGGCATGGCCTGTGGGCTGGTGCATCGGCACGGCGCTTTCCATGGTGTTCTACGTCACCGCCATCCGCAAGGCACTGGCAGAGCCGGTGGCTGTTGCCGAGGCCGAGGGACAAGCCGCAGAGATCCGCGCCGAGGCCGAATTTGCCGCCGACGCCGAGATGGAGACCCTGTAA
- the eno gene encoding phosphopyruvate hydratase, with protein sequence MNYLEIESVVGREILDSRGNPTVEAEITLADGTVARGCAPSGASTGEFEALELRDGDKSRYLGKGVTKAVENINTVIADAVVGMDASDIYAIDAAMIKADGTKDKSNLGANAILAVSIAACRAAAASLEMPLYRFLGGVNGNRLPVPMMNILNGGAHATNTVDTQEFMIMPVGAPSFKEALRWCAEVFHALAAILKSKGLATSVGDEGGFAPNLSSDEETIETILAAIEKAGYVPGKDFMLAMDAAASEWKSPKGKGFYKLPKAGTEFTSAELIAHWKSLVEKYPIISIEDGLDEEDWEGWQQMTRELGGKVQLVGDDLFVTNTERLAKGIQLGAGNAILIKLNQIGSVSETLEAIKMAHKAGYNAISSHRSGETEDTTIADLAVALNTCQIKTGAPSRTERVAKYNQLLRIEEQLGESAVYPGMEAF encoded by the coding sequence ATGAATTATCTGGAAATTGAATCTGTTGTAGGCCGCGAGATTTTAGACTCCCGCGGCAACCCCACCGTGGAAGCCGAGATCACGCTGGCAGACGGCACTGTGGCGCGCGGCTGCGCCCCTTCCGGTGCATCCACCGGCGAGTTTGAGGCGCTGGAACTGCGGGACGGCGACAAGAGCCGCTATCTGGGCAAGGGCGTGACCAAGGCGGTGGAAAACATCAACACGGTCATCGCGGACGCCGTTGTGGGCATGGATGCCTCCGACATCTACGCCATCGACGCCGCCATGATCAAAGCAGACGGCACCAAGGATAAGTCCAATCTGGGCGCAAACGCCATTCTGGCAGTGTCCATTGCAGCCTGCCGCGCAGCTGCCGCTTCGCTGGAAATGCCGCTGTACCGGTTTCTGGGCGGCGTAAACGGCAACCGTCTGCCCGTGCCCATGATGAACATCCTGAACGGCGGCGCACACGCCACCAACACCGTGGACACGCAGGAGTTCATGATCATGCCGGTGGGTGCACCCTCCTTTAAAGAAGCGCTGCGCTGGTGCGCCGAGGTGTTCCATGCACTGGCTGCTATCCTGAAGTCCAAGGGGCTGGCTACCTCCGTGGGCGACGAGGGCGGCTTTGCGCCCAACCTTTCCAGCGATGAGGAGACCATCGAGACCATTCTGGCTGCCATCGAAAAGGCGGGCTATGTTCCGGGCAAGGACTTTATGCTGGCAATGGACGCCGCCGCCTCCGAGTGGAAGAGCCCCAAGGGCAAGGGCTTCTACAAGCTGCCCAAGGCGGGCACCGAGTTCACCTCTGCCGAGCTGATCGCGCACTGGAAGAGCCTTGTGGAAAAGTACCCCATTATCTCCATCGAGGACGGTCTGGACGAAGAGGACTGGGAAGGCTGGCAGCAGATGACCCGCGAGCTGGGCGGCAAGGTGCAGCTGGTGGGCGACGACCTGTTCGTGACCAATACCGAGCGTCTGGCAAAGGGCATCCAGCTGGGTGCGGGCAACGCCATCCTGATCAAGCTGAACCAGATCGGCTCTGTCTCCGAGACCTTGGAGGCCATCAAGATGGCACACAAGGCCGGTTACAACGCCATCAGCTCCCACCGCTCCGGCGAGACCGAGGACACCACCATTGCAGACTTGGCTGTGGCGCTGAACACCTGCCAGATCAAGACCGGCGCGCCCAGCCGCACCGAGCGTGTGGCAAAGTACAACCAGCTGCTGCGCATTGAGGAGCAGCTGGGCGAAAGCGCCGTCTACCCCGGCATGGAAGCATTTTAA
- a CDS encoding response regulator produces the protein MSHDIRTPMNAIIGFTSLAATHVDNKEQVLDYLKKISTSSQHLLSLINDVLDMSRIESGKVKIEEKTVHLPDLVHDVRSIIQPNISSKRLSLFIDTMDVVDEDIITDPLRLNQVLLNILSNAIKFTPTGGMVSIRIAQKPGAPKGCGNYEFRIKDNGIGINKEFQKHIFEEFTREESSTVSGIQGTGLGLSITKNIVDLMGGTIALESEPGKGSEFIVNLCFPLSGQKVEIKQLPQLEGLRALVADDDTNTCLSVSTMLSKIGMRPEWTISGKEAVIRTKYAVEQGDAFSVYIIDWLIPDMNGIEIVRQIRKVIGDSCPIIILTAYDWADIEEEARAAGVTAFCEKPLFLSELRKVLAEPFRVQPAQTPAPQPKADFSGKRLLLVEDNALNREIAVEILKEAGFLVDTAEDGVEAVEKMEHSAPGQYDLILMDIQMPRMDGYEAARRIRALPDPRKAGIPIFAMTANAFEEDRQNALNAGMNGHIAKPLDIPHLMKVLEEALQ, from the coding sequence ATGAGCCACGACATCCGCACCCCGATGAACGCCATCATCGGCTTCACCTCGCTGGCGGCGACCCATGTTGATAATAAGGAACAGGTGCTGGACTACCTGAAAAAGATCTCTACCTCCAGCCAGCACCTGCTTTCCCTCATCAACGACGTGCTGGACATGAGCCGCATCGAGAGCGGAAAGGTAAAGATCGAGGAAAAGACGGTGCATCTGCCGGATCTCGTGCACGATGTACGCTCCATCATCCAGCCCAACATCAGCTCCAAGCGGCTGTCGCTGTTCATCGACACCATGGACGTGGTGGACGAGGACATCATCACCGACCCGCTGCGGTTGAATCAGGTGCTGCTGAACATCCTTTCCAATGCCATCAAGTTCACCCCCACCGGCGGTATGGTGAGCATCCGTATCGCCCAGAAGCCCGGTGCGCCCAAGGGCTGCGGCAACTACGAATTCCGCATCAAGGATAACGGCATCGGCATCAACAAGGAGTTCCAGAAGCATATCTTTGAGGAGTTCACCCGAGAGGAAAGCTCCACCGTCAGCGGCATTCAGGGCACGGGTCTGGGGCTTTCCATCACCAAGAATATCGTAGACCTGATGGGCGGCACCATCGCCCTTGAAAGCGAACCGGGCAAGGGCAGCGAGTTCATCGTGAATCTCTGCTTCCCCCTCAGCGGGCAGAAGGTAGAAATCAAACAGCTGCCCCAGCTGGAAGGGCTGCGGGCACTGGTGGCAGACGACGACACCAACACCTGTCTGAGCGTCAGCACCATGCTTTCCAAGATCGGCATGCGCCCGGAGTGGACCATCTCCGGCAAGGAAGCGGTCATCCGCACCAAATACGCCGTGGAGCAGGGCGATGCCTTCAGCGTGTATATCATCGACTGGCTCATCCCGGATATGAACGGCATCGAGATCGTGCGGCAGATCCGCAAGGTCATCGGGGACAGCTGCCCCATCATCATTCTGACCGCCTACGACTGGGCGGATATCGAGGAGGAGGCGCGCGCCGCCGGTGTGACCGCCTTCTGCGAAAAGCCGCTGTTCCTCTCGGAGCTGCGCAAGGTGCTGGCAGAGCCCTTCCGGGTGCAGCCGGCGCAGACGCCCGCCCCGCAGCCCAAGGCAGACTTCAGCGGTAAGCGCCTGCTGCTGGTGGAGGATAACGCCCTGAACCGGGAAATCGCCGTGGAGATCTTAAAGGAAGCGGGCTTCCTTGTGGACACCGCCGAGGACGGCGTTGAAGCAGTGGAAAAGATGGAGCATTCCGCACCCGGGCAGTACGACCTGATCTTGATGGACATCCAGATGCCCCGGATGGATGGCTACGAAGCCGCCCGGCGCATCCGCGCCCTGCCCGACCCCCGCAAGGCGGGCATCCCCATTTTTGCCATGACCGCCAACGCCTTTGAGGAGGACCGGCAGAACGCCCTGAATGCGGGCATGAACGGCCATATCGCAAAGCCGCTGGATATCCCGCACCTGATGAAGGTGCTGGAAGAAGCGCTGCAATAA
- a CDS encoding substrate-binding periplasmic protein, which yields MTKQRSNHKIPRRTFLKVCAAAAAAGLTACGKTQAAAALPELTVGSDNYPPFIYMNNDSTPTGIDVDIATEAFARMGYAVRFEIIDWEQKTNLVESGAIDCIWGCFSMNGREQLYRWAGPYMVSRQVVAVNANSGIETLADLAGKTMMVQSTTKPEEIFLAGTDPRIPQFGELLSTEDRSVQYAMLNCGYVDAIAAHETAILQYMQDCNANFRILEEPLLVTGIGVAFALNDTRGLDEKLTETFAAMRADGTMKQIVGKYLPDPEKYLEVDALEP from the coding sequence GTGACAAAACAGCGATCCAACCATAAAATACCCCGCCGCACCTTTTTAAAGGTGTGCGCGGCGGCAGCGGCAGCCGGGCTGACCGCTTGCGGCAAAACGCAGGCGGCGGCAGCGCTGCCCGAGCTTACGGTGGGCAGCGATAACTACCCGCCTTTTATCTACATGAACAATGACAGCACGCCCACCGGCATTGATGTGGACATTGCCACCGAGGCCTTTGCCCGCATGGGGTATGCGGTACGGTTTGAAATCATTGACTGGGAGCAGAAAACCAATCTGGTGGAAAGCGGTGCTATCGACTGCATCTGGGGCTGCTTTTCCATGAACGGGCGGGAGCAGCTGTACCGCTGGGCAGGGCCGTATATGGTCAGCCGTCAGGTGGTGGCGGTCAATGCCAACAGCGGCATTGAAACGCTTGCCGACCTTGCAGGCAAGACCATGATGGTGCAAAGCACCACCAAGCCGGAGGAAATTTTCCTCGCCGGCACCGACCCCCGCATCCCGCAGTTTGGTGAACTGCTGAGCACCGAGGACCGCAGCGTGCAGTACGCCATGCTGAACTGCGGCTATGTGGACGCCATTGCCGCCCACGAGACCGCCATTTTGCAGTATATGCAGGATTGCAATGCCAACTTCCGCATTCTGGAGGAGCCGCTGCTGGTCACCGGCATCGGCGTGGCCTTTGCACTGAACGACACCCGCGGGCTGGATGAAAAACTGACCGAGACCTTTGCCGCCATGCGCGCCGACGGCACGATGAAGCAGATCGTGGGCAAATATCTGCCGGACCCGGAAAAGTATCTGGAGGTGGACGCCCTTGAACCGTAA